The Chloroflexota bacterium genomic sequence AGGTGCCGTCCAGGAAAAGGCCCATGTCGCTCGGCATGACCCGCGCGCCGTCCAGGACGTGCGCCAGCACCGACCGATCCGCGCCGGGCGGATGCACACCCTGCAGCGGCTGATCCAACTGCTGCGGATCGCCCAGGAGCAACAGGCTGTCGGCGCACGGCGCCGAAGCCACGGCGTCGGCCAGCGACATTTGCCCGGCCTCGTCGATGCAGAGCACGTCGACCAGGGCCTCGGCTTCGACCCGCGCCCAGAGCCACGACGTTCCGCCCACCACGTCCAGCGATCCCGTCGCGAGCTGTCGGCAGGCATCCTCGACTCGGGGCAATGGCACGGCGTCGGCGAACGCCGGCTGGCCGGTCCCGTAACTGGTCCGCTGACCGATCCTGACCGCAACTCCGCGCGCCTCGGCCACCCGCGCCGTCTTTTCGAGCAGCTCGCCGATGACCTTGTGGCTGTTGGCCGTCACGCCCACGCGCTTCCCGGCCTCCACCAGGTCCACGATCATCTCGGCGCCGACCGTGCTCTTGCCCGAACCGGGCGGTCCCTGGATCGCCAGATAGCTCTCGTCCAGCGTCTGGACCAGACGCCGGGCCGCGTCCTGGGCGTCTTCGCCGTCACGCGCCAGCGGCGCGCCCTCGGCCTGTCCAACCCGCGGCGGACGCCGCAGCAACAAGTCGCGCGCCGCCCGATATGGCCCAGGAGCGTCGATGCCGAACTCAATCACCCAGGCGGCAAAATTCCACAGGCTCGGCGGCTTCGGCCCGGGACGGACATGCTCGTGGGGAATGAGCGACGTCGGCGCCGGCGCGGTGCGGCTCGACGTGGCTCTTAGCTTAACCAGGCCCGCCCGATCGTCGACCGCGACCACCTCGCCAACTGAAACGCCGTTCTGATCGTGCGGTTTGTCGCCGACGTCGATCTTGTGGTCCTGCGGCGGAAATCGAAAGCTATGGATCGTGGAACGGGACCGCGGCCTGGGATCGGCCTCGCTGCCCACGTAGGTCAGACGGCCCAGCGCGTCCGACTCGTTTACGCGCTCTTCGTCGGTCAGCTCGTCCCGTAGGTGGAAATAGCGCCACCAGAACGCTTTGTCTTCGCGCCGGTGCCAGTCAAGCAGCTGCCCCAGCAGCCAGCGGCCGCGCTGGGCTGGATCGTCAAGCGACGTGCCGTCCGTCAGATCCTGGGGCAGGTCCGCGGTGAGCTCGGCCACGAGTGCCTGCACCTCCTGCTGAAGTTCCGAGTCCTCGGTTTCTTCCACCGGCATCACCATCGGGCGCGGCGGGGCCTCGGCGCCAAGCTCCCTCGCAAGCGCGGAGCGCTGCACTTCCAGCCATATGCGCAGGCGATACGTCGACAGGCAATCGTCGCGGTTGTAGGCCCTGATCTGTTCCAGCAACGCGTCCCGATCGGTCTCTTCGTCGGGCTCGAGCCAGTGCTCGAACTCCACGATGCTCTCGCCCGCGTCGCGCAGATCGACCTCCCGTTTGAATCCATAGAGCGGCTCGAGACGCTTGATGGAGTAGCTCTCCACCGAGGCCCGGATGCCCTGCCGCACCACGCGGTAGAGGTCCACGAACACGCATCCGCGCAGGAGCTGATCCACCTCCGACTCGCGGGTGGCGTAGCGCCCGGCCAGCCGCTTCATGGCCCCGGTTTCGTAGGGCGCGTAGTGGTAAACGTGCATGCCCGGGTGGTCGGCCCAGCGGTTCATGATGAGGTCGATGCAGTCCTCGAACGCCTGCCGTTCGGCCGCCGGCGTCACCGTGTCGTCCGCGATCGACCAGAACGCATGGAACGTTGGGTCGCCCGCGGCGTCCGTCCGCCCAGGCTCGATGATGCCGAAGAGATAGTCGACGCCGTCGATCTCCTCGGAGCCAAAGAATGGATCGCCCTCCAGGTCGAGGAACAGGTCCCCCGGCGACGGCTCCGGCAGCGCCCAGAGACCCCGGTCGGGAACCAGCGTGCCCTCGCGGTCGCGTTCGGGCGCGATGCGCTCCGAGATCACCCGTCCGTCGCCGCGAACCTGAATAGCCGCCTGGGCCTGCGCCCGTTCCAGCGACTCCTGGCTGACGCCGTCCAGGCGTTCCGGCAGGGGCGGCGAGGGGTTGGCCAGCCCGCGCCGCGTGGTCACGTCGATGGCGTGCAGGGCCCGCCGCTGGCGGGAGGTCAGGTTGGCCACCAGCGCCAGGTCGTCTTCCCGCCGCCACTGAGCCCGGCACCTCTGGCTCCAACGACAGAAGTCGCAATGACCGACGGGCTCCGGCTTCGAGGCGACCGGAACTGCCGGTGCGGGCTCGTCCAGCATGGCTTCGAACTCGCGGGCGACCAGGCGGCAATAGGCCGCAAAGTCGGCCACTCGCAGGCTCTCCGTCTTCCGCTCGACCCCGCCCAACGCCAGGTGCATTCGGTCCGGCTGCCGCCCCTGCATGGCGGTCAGCAGGTCGGAGTACATGCCGATTTGGAGCACGGCCGGCGCCGTGGGACGGCGCGCCAGCTTGGTGTCCCAGACCTCGTAACTCCAGGCGCCGAGGTCGCTGGGCGACTCGACGCGCCGCAGGAAGTCCGCATAGCCCAGCCGCCGGTCGTCGAGGAGCACAGCCTGGTAAATCACGTCAACGCCGTCCCGCATGGCCTGCAGCGTGGCGGCGTGCTCGGACTCAACTGCGCCCGCCGGGGACACGGTATCGGGCGGTCGAATTTCCTTGATTTCCAGATGCTGAGCCCGCAGGAATTCCAGGAATCGCTCCTCGTACTCGCGGCCCCGGCGCGCCATGCGGTCGAGCACCGGGTCGTCCTGAAATGGGCGCTTGAGATGACGCAGCGCCGCGGCCCGCTCCAGGTTGGCCAGGTGCCGGCACTCCAGAAACGCCACCAGATCGGTGGCCGAATAGACCAGCCGATCGTCGATCAGTTGCATCGCGGATTCACCAGCCCGTCCCCATGGCCGCCGCGTGGGCGACGGCCACGCGTGCGATCAGCGCGAGCGCCCCGCCAACATACTTGGCAAACCGCAGGTGGCGAAAACGTCAGTGCTACGGGGCCAAGGCGCGAGTGTGGCCTTGACCACATCGGCGCGACGCGCCTGAGAGTCTGAATCCCGGTAGCCCTTGCGGCTAGGACCGACCCTCGACGATAGTTTTCGGGCGTAGCTACAAGTG encodes the following:
- a CDS encoding TM0106 family RecB-like putative nuclease; translated protein: MQLIDDRLVYSATDLVAFLECRHLANLERAAALRHLKRPFQDDPVLDRMARRGREYEERFLEFLRAQHLEIKEIRPPDTVSPAGAVESEHAATLQAMRDGVDVIYQAVLLDDRRLGYADFLRRVESPSDLGAWSYEVWDTKLARRPTAPAVLQIGMYSDLLTAMQGRQPDRMHLALGGVERKTESLRVADFAAYCRLVAREFEAMLDEPAPAVPVASKPEPVGHCDFCRWSQRCRAQWRREDDLALVANLTSRQRRALHAIDVTTRRGLANPSPPLPERLDGVSQESLERAQAQAAIQVRGDGRVISERIAPERDREGTLVPDRGLWALPEPSPGDLFLDLEGDPFFGSEEIDGVDYLFGIIEPGRTDAAGDPTFHAFWSIADDTVTPAAERQAFEDCIDLIMNRWADHPGMHVYHYAPYETGAMKRLAGRYATRESEVDQLLRGCVFVDLYRVVRQGIRASVESYSIKRLEPLYGFKREVDLRDAGESIVEFEHWLEPDEETDRDALLEQIRAYNRDDCLSTYRLRIWLEVQRSALARELGAEAPPRPMVMPVEETEDSELQQEVQALVAELTADLPQDLTDGTSLDDPAQRGRWLLGQLLDWHRREDKAFWWRYFHLRDELTDEERVNESDALGRLTYVGSEADPRPRSRSTIHSFRFPPQDHKIDVGDKPHDQNGVSVGEVVAVDDRAGLVKLRATSSRTAPAPTSLIPHEHVRPGPKPPSLWNFAAWVIEFGIDAPGPYRAARDLLLRRPPRVGQAEGAPLARDGEDAQDAARRLVQTLDESYLAIQGPPGSGKSTVGAEMIVDLVEAGKRVGVTANSHKVIGELLEKTARVAEARGVAVRIGQRTSYGTGQPAFADAVPLPRVEDACRQLATGSLDVVGGTSWLWARVEAEALVDVLCIDEAGQMSLADAVASAPCADSLLLLGDPQQLDQPLQGVHPPGADRSVLAHVLDGARVMPSDMGLFLDGTWRLHPSICAFTSEVFYEDSLRSHDGRENLELAGSAPFQGTGLRFVAVAHERRVSDSEEEATAIADTVDRLLRSRPAWTDADGAAHTLTADDVLIITPYNRQIRQLESRPELRALRIGTVDKFQGQEAPISVYSMATSSAEEAPRGMEFLYSLNRLNVATSRAKCLAVVVASPGLLAVRCRTPRQMHLANALARLFEMAHDEIQSSLRLP